The genomic window TTTTGCCCACCCATCTGTTATTTATCCTTCCAGGCTTCTATTTCTTTACTCGGTATCATGTTGCGTAGGGCTGCAAATGAATCAAGTTTGGTCATATTTCATTGGTTTAACCTGCATTGATTTATAAACTGGCCTGATTGGACTGTTTTAGTTTGGCCAGAAGGCTAGTTACCATGCTCAACATTTAATATTTCAGCTGGATATGGTTGGACCTAACCAAAGCATAACTTATGTCCCCCCTTAAAATTGGTGTATGTCAGGTTAACCAACAAGGTCATGAGCCTTGAGCTTACCTTTgttcttttatttaaaaaataataatgtttTGTTGACTGAGATCAAATCCCTGGCAACACTTTATTTAACACAATGTCTTGAAGGCAACTACTATTTGTCTCAATGTTATTGTGACACCTGATCTCATCCATTTATTCTTCTTTTGCAGGCCATTAGTTCACAGATCGTGAGCAGCAGCCCTGTTGCAATCTCTCAACAACTGCAACATATGTCCCAGCCACAACAAGCAGCACAGCTCTACCCTCCTGTTCATATGCAACATTATCCAAATTTCATGCCATACCGTCATCATATCTATTCTCCAGTTTATGTCCCACCCATGGCTATGCCAAACTTTCCAACAAATATCCCCTATCCATCAAATGGAAACAATTATCTTCAGATGCCAGGAGGAGGTTCACATTTAGCAGCAGGTGGCATGAAGTATGGAGTTTCACAATATAAACCTGTTCCAGCTGGTAGCCCTTCTGGTTATGGAAATTATACTCATCCAGCTGGTTTTACATTTAGCTCTCCTGGTGTTGGTGTTATTGGAGGGGCTGTTGGTGTCGATGATGTCAATAGGATCAAATACAAGGATAACAACCTTTATGCACCATCCCCACAGGTACAATTTATAGATGACTGAAGATCCTGCTTTGTTTCAAATTGAACTATGCACTTCTGTTTAAAATACCACAACCTACTCTATTTACTTAGGCCACTGTGGTAGTCTAATTAGAACAGCAATAACTTATGAATTCTGTTCTACCTCTTCCTTACAGTTCAATAGTAGTTCTATTTTATGCTAGCGTGCCTTGATGGTATTTCCTGTACGCATTACTCTATTCACTAATTGGGATGCTTTTTACAGGTGGAGACATCTGATATCTGGATTCAGACACCTAGAGAGATGCCGACTTTGCAGTGTCCTCCATATTTCAATTTATCAGGTCAAGCAACATCTGGTGCTTTTGTGCCGAATCCTGGGAATGCATCATTCAATGCTACAGCTCAATCCTCCCATGCGCAATTCCCAGGCTTGTACCATGCACAGCAGCCTTCGTCAATTGTAAGTCCACATCCCATGGTGCATCAACAAGTCCAATCGGCAATTGGTCCCAACGGTGGAGTTGGTGTGGCTACACCAGCCCCTCAGGTAGGGGCTTATCAGCAACCCCAGCTTGGTCATTGGAGACCTGGCTTTTAAAGGTTTATTAATTATCTGTAATTAGGGGGTCACAAGAGCCTTTATGTAACAAAAGAGGCTACTTTTAACAGGAAGCACATTTGTTTTTAGTGCAGCTCTTTCTGATCTATTTAAGGTATAACAGGGTTTTGTTAGCTTTCCCCCAAGGTGAATTCAGTATCCCATCTGAACTGGTTTGATGTAGATTGTGAGCTAAAcattggcttagttcttgcaAGAGCACAGAAGTTGAATGCCGTTTTATTCTTTCGTTTCCTGATCTATTTGCACGTTGATCGCGTTTGAAAGTTTGCAGCACACCTCGAGTAAACAGGTTACTCATATTTGGTGGTTTCAATTGAAGCAATCATCATGTTTTCAAACTTGTTCAACTGTATCattatcattattatttttttgtcaattttgaCTAATCAAGCAGCAATTTGTTTTGATACTTAACTCAGCTGAAGAGATGTAATCACTATTCCTAGTGAACAAATGAAGTTACTTTTATTCTGCTTGGGATTCAAATTTATCTTGATGATTCTTTTTACTGTATGTTAGAAATGGTTCAGCAACTTTGATATTGGCCCTGCTGGTGTAGTTTACTTTGATATGAAATTATGAGCATTAAAGAATTGCTTTGATATTGGCCCTGCTGGTGTTAACTTTGATATGAAATTATGAACATTAAAGAATTGCTCATTGCTATTGCTGCGGAGAAGCCTTTCTGGGTAGCCAGGCTGGGGAGAAGCCTTTCTGGGCAGCCACAGATACTGTTGTCCCTATGCACATACTAGTATGAAATAAATGCTACTATACTATACAGCcactttggctgtgtttagttcctaaaaaaagtgggaagtttggaaaaaaagttgaaattttatactctgtagaaaagttttggataaagtgggaagtttggaaaaaaagttgaaattttatactctatgtagaaaagttttagatgtgatgtgatggaaagttgaaagttgggGTAGTagggggtgaactaaacacggacTTTAAGAGTTATCATTCGAcgctattgttttttttttgtaactaaGGGTAAGGGCATTGCTTCCCTCAATCGGTGAAATTTTGCTGCCACAAGTATCGCAATCCAAATTTCTGTTGCGCCCAGAAAGTTGTCTCGGATGAAACTATTTCTGATCTGTTTTTGTTTAACAAGTGGGATGGTATAGGGTTAGTGCAATTTCCTCGGCTGCTAGTTAAATCGATAAATCTTACATCAATTATGAATGAATCTAACCGTCGTTTTTATATTCTTGTCATTGACCAGCACGGTTAAAACTAGAACAATATACTACTTCCTACGTTTCAAAATGTACTGAATTTTTATCATTCAATCTTTTTTCTAGAATAATTCACATCTCTTCTTAATCGCACTCGTTCCCGGGTGATCTGggagattgagagagaaaacatctcgttttccgcgcgcacgctttccaaactactaaacggttcattttttgcaaaaaaaaaatatccataagaaagttgttttaaaaaatcatattaatccatttttaaaatttaaaatagttaatactcaactaatcatacgctaatggctcacctcattttgcgtatcttcccaatctcctcaatcccttTCTCCTCAGACACACTCTAAGACTACAATTTAGCTGACGTTTCATTGTCAGGTCCAGAACTTGAACCTATACAGGTAAGTTTCACCACTAAGACCGTCTTCTTATCTAAGTGTTTCCAGCTTTATCTTTTAAGCTAtcaaacggtgtgttttttcaaaaaaaaaaagatacttctataggaaagttgttttaaataatcatattaatcattttttttaagtttttaaactAATCCTTAATTAATCGTGTGCTAATATGTGCTTCAGTAAGGCTATGTTCTTATCTCATCTTTCCAACTTTAtctcccaaactgctaaacagtgcgtgttttagaaaaaaaaattctatatgaaagttgctttaaataatcatattaaCCCAACTCAGATAAGTTGAAGCTTAGCCACTTAGATTATCAGTGCTTATAAATTTGAGGAGGACTATAGACCAGTATACCGTTGCAACGCAATAGTTAATGTGCTGACACCATCACAATATCGTAGGGTACAAATCTGGTACCTTTGGATACCATGTTGATGGTACTATATATATCGGATCTGGTACATCTAATACAATACATGATACCTTGTAGGTACCAGATGTGGTACCTAGGTATAGTATGGTACTGGATCTGCTACCTCTGGTATCAGATATGATACCCCTAGAACTGACATAGGTATCACGCTGACGTCAACATGTTATCATAGGTATTGAATTTGGTATCTCCGATGCTAGATATGATACCCCTAGATATGGTAGGTATCACGCTGACATTAATATGCTACTGTAAGTATCGGATCTGCTATCTCCGGTAGACATCATATACTATAGGTATTAAATCTGATACTTAGATAGCATACTGGCATCATCATGATTTCATCGTACTTCTGtagtatttttatataaattttgataCAGAGCTGGGCATCGAATACCAAAacattgtaaaagaaaaagaaaaggtaacgCTCGATCGGGACCCTTGAATAAAGATTAGtttctccgttccaaaatagtAATAGTATAATAACGTTTGGCTATAAAACAactataaattcaaatttataactaaaaatatttatatttttgggatAGAGTCGTCGTGCCGGGTCTGACCATCGCGAGATCAAACCGGTTCAATTCCCTGCCCGGCCGAGTCGAGCCGGGAAAGCGTCGCACGACACGACTCTCCTCCCACCGCTCGGCCttcgcaccgccgccgccggcgccaccgctcgGGAgacgcatccgccgccgccgccgcccgccatgggGACCCGGGAGGTGTACGAGGAGAAGCTGCGTACCGGCGCGCACCTCCACCGCGACCCCACCATGAACCCCGGCCTCGGCTCCGCCCGCTGCCCTCGCTGCCTCTCGCTCCTCACCCCCAACTCCTCCGTacgcttctctcctctcctccctcctctcaggtCGCCGTTCCCGGCCCCTTGACCTTGTTTGTGTTTGTTTGATGGCCGCGCAGGGAGAGGGCGACTGGGCCATCACCTCCGTGCTCCacgacgccaccgccgtggTAACCCCCATCTCGTCCCAGTGCTTAGATTTTTCTCAGTTACCTTCGCGAGATGGCGAAATTTGTAGCAGCTAACTTTGTGTGTGTGGTCATTGGTGTCGCTGTAGGCTGGTTCGGGCGCCGGCGCGATGCTCAGTGCGGTGCACGGGTTCAATACAGGTTGCGATCTTAAAAGAGTTCCCTGCGTTTGATTTGGGGTTTTCAAACCCTCAATCTAGGTTTATGCGGCTGTTTAGATGGTAGTTAGATTCTCTGAGTGATGAATTGTTTGCTGGTGGATTTGGAACAGGGATTCCGTTCGTCCAGAAGCATGTGAAGGGGCCCAAGTGGCTGCAACTTCTTGTTGGGGTATGGCTTGAATCTAAGCTCATGTTCGAGTACGCACGTACTTATATTAATCCACTTTGGGCTGTTTGATCGCTAGTGTTACGCTTCCGCTGTGCTATGTGAAAAGCTTATGCTAGCTGTAGATCCTCCAACATGGTTGAACATATGTTCAAGTTCAATGCAGGTAGATGTAGTCTATAAGGTTAACTGTCATAATACAATCAGGTATTTAGAATGGACTGTGGTGACAGTTTACCCCAAtttgtttttagaaataaaCCATATAAGTGTTTCTTTTctattgtagtttttttttttttttgaagtgtgAAACATGCTATAGGATGATAAGTTAATGGAGAAACATACTCAGTGTTTACCTTCTTGTACAAGAGAGTCACTATATCCTTCAATTTAGTCTGATTCAGTTTACAATGCTTGTGTGTGTGATTTAAGAATATGGTATGGGGCATTTGTTTGAATTCAAAATGGTTCTTGAAAAACTATGTTATTCAAACGTAATAGCTAGATATTTGTTcaatggacaaaaaaaatgttgaagGAGTGCATTTGGTCAAAGGGTTTCTAGAACTTGGGCATTATGAAGATGAAACTGAAATTTCAGATAAGCTCAAATGTGTTATAAAATACTTATGCAAATCTGGTCTACTACTTGCAATCTGTGTACTTTACAACTAAACATTGCTGCTTTGTTGTTCAACTGATGAGATATGTACTTTTGTTTGTCCAGGTGCCTCCATTGCTCTTGTTCTCTGGTACCAGCGCTTTATTTGGGGGTAAGTCCTTGCGGTAACTAGTCACTAAAAATGATGTGTCTGATAGAAGTAGTAAATCTTGTTAAGTTGTGAGTACTtgttatttttatgattttatcactttttttttgctagctTATGATGTTTACACTTTACACTGAGAATCCTGATTTACATATCTATAACTGAAGCCTGAAGCGGGAAAAGTCCCTTTCCTTCCCTTTTGTTCACGCGCTGGTTTATTTTCTTTACGAAACCTAACTAGCTGTAAGAATAGTAGAATAGTTCTATAAAAAGGAGGAACACTTGAAATAATGGATCTCTCCCTTTGTTTGACCTTTGATATATGGTTGTGGAACAACAAATATTCCAACACTAAAGACCTTGTTATGAGGGTCTTTTAGATCTAACCCAGTGAACATTCTGGACATTCATCCTTTCGCAGATCTAGTAGTGAagttatgactcactattagaGGACGTGTCAGGATTGACAACGTTGCAAAATTACATATTATACTGCAATAGAAAGGAGTTTTTCGACCAGGGTAGGATCATGCGTCAGTTATCGTTCACTTTAATCCCTATCAAAGCAATAGATGAAGCTTACTAACTTCTACATTTTCTATCAATGTAACAATTAATAGCATAGCGAAGTTATCCATAATGGCAAATACTATTTCCTCTTCTCTCAAAAACCCTTAACCATCCAGTTCTATCTACCTAAAAGCATTTTAGGCGAACCAGATCTAAGCCACAAATATGGGATCATGCTAACTTTGCTGGGTTAGAGTTAAGAATTAATTCTGGGCTGGCAAAGCTGTTTGAATCCAAAAGCATAGATCCTCCAAAATTTTCCACAATCAATTTACTCTTCTAGAAATGTAGCCAGAATGTCAGGTTATCTGCTACACAGCACATTAGCTAACATTGAttaggtttggactttggacgtTTGGTATTTGCAGCAAAGGGAAGAGAGAAGCTACAGGTTCAATGTAATATAAatctagttatttttttccAGAGCTATTTATGTTTGGGCCCGGGGTGTGTCAGCTCTCTGCCATTGTAATTGGGGCACAGTAGCTGGTTAACATACATAAGGATGGGCATTGCTCATGTGAGAGGGTAGGGAGAGGTTAAGTGTGATATAATCCTGTGCAGATATTTACCTTTTACCATATTTGATAGTAATTTTCTGTGCATTATTGCTACTAAATGGACAATGGAAAATATTCCTGTAGCCATTCTAGTTCTTTCTGTCTGCATCTTCAGATGAGCTATAATTTTGTGTCATCTAAGTTTGCTAGACTATATGATGAAAAATATGTCTTCCATCTTTTCTTTTGCATAGATTTATCAAACTTAAGGTGTTCTGAGCTCATGCAGATTTTTACACCAGCACAAGTATTCATGCAGCACACAATGTACGTGGAATTATCACTAGTGCCTATATAATGTCTAATGATCTGTTATTTATTGCAGCATATGCGCTTCCAACGTTTGCTCAGCTCACTGTAACATCTTATTATGCCGCATCAAGTGCCTCTCACTATGCAGTTTCGCAGATTACCCGCCAGATCGAAAGGTCCCATATGTCAGACACTAATGGGAATTCCAGATGAGTTGTTCTCACTCAATATTATGCTACATACTTGTTTACGCTCTATATACGTGGTACATAAGTTATTCCTCCCGTTTTTTCTGTTGCACTAGTCTGATAGCTTCGGCATGTTTTGCACACACAAACCTATATTTATCATAGGATGAAGCTGCATGTCCTTAACATCCTAAATTAAAAGTGCTTctcttctacttttttttttctgtcgcCATTACTTTTATCTGTGGAAAAATGTCCCAAATTACTGGTCAAGAATGCAAAACGTTCTACGACAGATTTACGATGGGGGCTGTGGATCCGGTTGCTAAGCATCATGCGGTGATGAAAAGAACGTCAAACAGCATCAGATAGTGcgaggtgaaaaaaaaaagattatagcCTGAGGCTATAGCTAGAGAAAAGAATAGAAACTACCTATACCACGTATCAAGTACAACTTCACGCCATGTTGAAAGAGGGACCTAGCACTAAGCCTGTCATGCTATGTGTGACCACTTGTTGCCATGAGAACAAGAACCACAGAAGCACTACCATCTCCGaactagggatgcaagtgggtagtcccgcTGCTCGCATAAAAATTCGCTTGCTAGTTCATTTCCCATATGGTAGtgcaaaatttagaagaaaaaatgaactatAAGTGAGATAAGCGGGCTAAGAAACCCGCTTGCCCGCCCCGCTTGCGTCCCTACTCCGAACCCCCTTGAATTGATCGCATAGAAGGTGGGAGCATCTCCGACCCACCTAGATAATTAATCGCAGAGAAGGTGGGCTCCCTGTCATCACCATAGCCTAGAAGTGCAAGTGcagagggagagggtgagagaagaaagatcccctcctccctcgcACAGGTCTGTCGTCCTCATGACTTACAAAAGGAGAAAATCCCCTACATACCTGAAAAGTTTCGATATCTCTTCtgtacccctgaattttgcccTATCTCagttttcattttgatctcTATCTCTATTCTGTTATTTGACCGAGAGTTGACCGTTGGATTTTCTAAAATGATCATATCGCGCATTTTCCATGCTTACGTGCTACCTACTTCATAATTCACAATGTGAAAAATTGTAATTCATGACAAATCAAATGAGACAtaattatttgttttaaaattcaaaaaagaaataaattgttgaacaaatttactttttttacgAAATCTATATAAGAGTTGTAGCTAGAAATTATGaaccaaaattatttatttattgtgttcAAATTTTGATGTAAATGGTGTACGAATTTCATAAAAGTCAATTAaaaattcatacaaaaattttagatttatttttaaaatttttcatcaaataaTTGTGTTTTTATCACTAAACTAACACATGTATAAGAGAGGGGTAATATAGTCAATCTCAAAACGGTCAACTCatggtcaactaacggaatGGGCATTGAGGAGATCAGAATGAAAACTCAGGGGTAAGTAGGAGATGACGCAAAGTTAAGGGGCACATAAGGGATTGAGAGGATTTTCAGGTGCATACCGAGGATTTTCTCCTTCCAAAAGTGTCGTAGATGAACAACAGACATCCTGAGGCATAAATAGCAGAAAACCACAAGTCGGGCTAGCTTTTTGCTTGGAGTCTTTTATTTCCCTGTCGCCGTAGTCCCCTTTCCACCAAGTCACCCACCATcgtcccaccaccaccaacacgaAGTTGCCACAGACACTCCCAGGGCGTTCCTACACTATACTTCCCGGGGTCGGTGACCCCGGAAAGAATTTCAATCTTAAGTTGTTTTAGCCCATATTAACTACTATATTATTcgtttggaaaaagtacaccgaaggtccctcaacttatcatcgagttacaaaatcgtcctccaaccgcaaaaccggatacagcacatcccccaacttacaaaaccagtgcaaaccaAGTCTCTTAGCGGTTTTGTTtgatgtggcggctgagtcatcgtgggacccacgtgggccctatatgtcaggatgccacgtcagcagaccggcctctccccttcctctcctttcctcctctctctctctctctctctctctctcactctctagACTCGtccgacggccggccggcgacgcggcaaTGGAGGCACGGGAGaaagggagggcggcggcagggcgagGCGGTGtccgcggatgcggcggcggagaggcggcggcggagacacaGGTGaaaggggagggcggcggtagGGTGAGGCGGCTTCGGCTGCGACGCGGGGCGAGGAGGtccgacggccggccggcgatgcggcggcggcgacacggcgtCGGCGGGCGAGCGGTGGCGCCATGGCCGCAGCTAGGCGGCAACCGCAGCTGGTTCAAGTTGCCGATGCTGTCGTCGCAGCAGGCGTCGTATGTGAGCGAGGACCAGCAACAcgaagaagacgacggcgacggcgacgaggtcctcATCCCCGGGTTGCCGGCGAGGTTCACATAcgcggagctggaggaggcgaACGTACCTGATTTATCAGTTTTTTAGACAACTCGTGAAGTCCTAAATCCATCTAAAAATGCTCATCATGTAGTACTCGTTTGTTTGACTTTACTTCCCATACTCTCTCTCCTTGTGCATTACATGATTGTCACCTGCTTGTGATCTGCTCTGGAATAGAGAGAGTTCTTCAAGCCTTTGACAATGGCTGCTGACAGATTCTT from Oryza glaberrima chromosome 6, OglaRS2, whole genome shotgun sequence includes these protein-coding regions:
- the LOC127777728 gene encoding uncharacterized protein LOC127777728: MGTREVYEEKLRTGAHLHRDPTMNPGLGSARCPRCLSLLTPNSSGEGDWAITSVLHDATAVAGSGAGAMLSAVHGFNTGIPFVQKHVKGPKWLQLLVGVPPLLLFSGTSALFGAYALPTFAQLTVTSYYAASSASHYAVSQITRQIERSHMSDTNGNSR